Sequence from the Maribacter algicola genome:
CTATCTTCCTGCAATATGAATCAACCTTTGGTAATCGGGCATAGGGGTGCCATGGGACATGAAACCGAAAATACCTTGGCTTCCGTTCAAAAGGCCATGGATCTGGGCGTTGATATGATAGAAATCGATGTGTTCAAAATCCAAAGTGGGGAAATCGTTGTTTTCCATGACGAAACGGTGGACAGATTGACCAACGGCCCAGGAAAGATTGAGGAGTACAACATTTTCGACCTAAGCAAATTATTAGTTAATGGCGGACACAAAATCCCAATGTTGCAGGATGTCCTCAAATTGATAGACAATAAAGTGGCCCTGAACATAGAGCTAAAAGGGGATGATACAGCAGATAAGGTCAACCATATCATGAACTATTACATTGAGAAACAAGGATGGTCGACCGAAAATTTTATCATTTCCAGTTTCAAATGGGACGAGTTACGCGAAATGAGAAAATTGAATCCAAACGTACAGCTTGCGGTATTAACGGAAGAAAACCCTGTGGACGCCATTCCTGTGGCTAAGGAACTTAACGCGGTTGCCATAAATCCCTATTTCAAAAACCTGGATTTGGAAATCGCAAATCAGATCAGGGAAGCCGGACTTAAAATTTACGTGTGGACCGTAAATGAGGATTTTGATATTGACGCCATGAAGAAAATTGGTGTTGACGGTATCATTACCAATTATCCTGAAAGGGTACGGTAATGTTCGATGTGGTCATTGTCGGGGGCGGTGCGGCCGGTTTTTTTGCGGCCATCCATATCGCCGAAGCTAGACCCCAATTAAAAATAGCCATCCTGGAACGTGGCAAACAGGTGTTGACCAAGGTAAAGGTTTCCGGCGGTGGAAGATGTAACGTTACCCATGCCGAGTTCAACCCCGCAGACCTTGCGTCCAATTATCCAAGAGGAGAAAAGGAGTTGTTAGGGCCTTTTCATACCTATGCCACTGGAGATACCATCGGGTTTTTTGAAAAAAGGGGTATATCCTTAAAAATTGAGGAGGATGGCAGAATGTTTCCAACAACGGATTCCTCACAGACCATTATCGATTGTTTTACATCCGAAGCGGATAGATTAGGCATACATATAGTTAGAATTTGTACCGTTACAGGATTTAAGAATGTTTTTTCTGATCAAGGGGATCTATGGGAAATAAGCACTGCCAAAAAAGCGTATAGATCCAAAAAGTTGTTGTTGACTACCGGAAGCAACCCCAAAATTTGGGGACTATTAAACGGTTTGGGCCACACCATCGTTCCTCCGGTACCTTCGTTGTTTACCTTCAATATTCAGGACGAACGCATCAAAAATATACCGGGTATAAGTTCACATACCGAAGTTACCGTTTTGGACAAAATAAAATCCCGAAGAAATAACGGTCGTGTAGGCCATAGCGAAATCCTGTCATCCGAAGGACCATTATTGATTACCCATTGGGGTATGAGCGGTCCGGCAATTTTAAAACTTTCCGCTTGGGGTGCTCGTATATTGGAATCCTATAAGTACCAGTTCAAAATCAAAGTGAATTGGGTTCCGGACTATCACCCAGACGGACTCCTGGAATTATTCATGAAGGTGAAGCAGGTCGAAAAAAAGACGGTTTTAAGAACCAAGGTGGTGGACGTCCCCAAGCGATTATGGGCCAATTTGGTTTGTGCCGCCGGAATCGATGATAGCCTTACATGGCCAGAAGTAAGCAAAAACCAGTTACAGGACTTAACGGCGCAATTGACGGAAAGCCTGTTCTTCGTAAATGGGAAGAGTACTTTTAAGGAGGAATTTGTGACCGCAGGAGGCGTGGACTTAAAGGAGGTCAACTTCAAAACCTTTGAAAGCAAAGTGCTCCCAAATGTTTATTTCGCGGGTGAAATTTTAAACATTGATGCGATAACAGGTGGCTTTAATTTCCAAAATGCCTGGACGGGCGGTTTTTTAGCGGCCCAGGGGATTGTCAACAGTTTTGATCGAACGTAAAACGATGGATAAAAAAATCGCATTTTTAAGGGGAATCAATGTAAGTGGGCAAAGAAAGGTTCCTATGGCAGAATTGCGTTCAATCCTGTCCAACAATGGATTTAAGGGCGTAAAAACCTATATTCAAAGTGGTAATGTTATTTTTGAGGAAGCTGATGTATCGGTTCCCGAAACAAAAGTCTCTTTGGAAAAAATCATTAAGGCTCATTTCGGTTTTGAGGTGCCCGTTTTGGTCAAGTCCGTATCGGATTTGCATAAGATCATCCGCAATAACCCATTTTCAAGAAAAGAGGATTTGGAAGCCAATAGAATATACTTTGTTATGCTTTTTGGACCCCCCAAAAAGGAAAGGCTAGATTTGTTCAGGAAGGAGGTCTATCCGCATGAAACATGGGAATTGGT
This genomic interval carries:
- a CDS encoding BaiN/RdsA family NAD(P)/FAD-dependent oxidoreductase, with amino-acid sequence MFDVVIVGGGAAGFFAAIHIAEARPQLKIAILERGKQVLTKVKVSGGGRCNVTHAEFNPADLASNYPRGEKELLGPFHTYATGDTIGFFEKRGISLKIEEDGRMFPTTDSSQTIIDCFTSEADRLGIHIVRICTVTGFKNVFSDQGDLWEISTAKKAYRSKKLLLTTGSNPKIWGLLNGLGHTIVPPVPSLFTFNIQDERIKNIPGISSHTEVTVLDKIKSRRNNGRVGHSEILSSEGPLLITHWGMSGPAILKLSAWGARILESYKYQFKIKVNWVPDYHPDGLLELFMKVKQVEKKTVLRTKVVDVPKRLWANLVCAAGIDDSLTWPEVSKNQLQDLTAQLTESLFFVNGKSTFKEEFVTAGGVDLKEVNFKTFESKVLPNVYFAGEILNIDAITGGFNFQNAWTGGFLAAQGIVNSFDRT
- a CDS encoding glycerophosphodiester phosphodiesterase, giving the protein MKRVFLTLVFGILLSSCNMNQPLVIGHRGAMGHETENTLASVQKAMDLGVDMIEIDVFKIQSGEIVVFHDETVDRLTNGPGKIEEYNIFDLSKLLVNGGHKIPMLQDVLKLIDNKVALNIELKGDDTADKVNHIMNYYIEKQGWSTENFIISSFKWDELREMRKLNPNVQLAVLTEENPVDAIPVAKELNAVAINPYFKNLDLEIANQIREAGLKIYVWTVNEDFDIDAMKKIGVDGIITNYPERVR
- a CDS encoding DUF1697 domain-containing protein, with the translated sequence MDKKIAFLRGINVSGQRKVPMAELRSILSNNGFKGVKTYIQSGNVIFEEADVSVPETKVSLEKIIKAHFGFEVPVLVKSVSDLHKIIRNNPFSRKEDLEANRIYFVMLFGPPKKERLDLFRKEVYPHETWELVEDCLYLCCKNGYGNAKLNNNLVERKLGLEATTRNYRTMLKLLEMGNAN